One stretch of Streptomyces sp. 135 DNA includes these proteins:
- the speB gene encoding agmatinase, with protein sequence MSTAENPTTPRGPVDSSRIPRYAGPATYARLPRLDEVGGKTDVAVVGVPFDSGVSYRPGARFGGNAIREASRLLRPYNPAQDASPFALAQVADAGDISANPFNINEAVETIEAAADDLLGSGARMMTLGGDHTIALPLLRSVAKKHGPVALLHFDAHLDTWDTYFGAEYTHGTPFRRAVEEGILDTEALSHVGTRGPLYGKKDLTDDEKMGFGIVTSADIYRRGADEVADQLRQRIGDRPLYISIDIDCLDPAHAPGTGTPEAGGMTSRELLEILRGLASCNLVSADVVEVAPAYDHAEITAVAASHTAYELTTIMSRQIAEARLPRQAVSER encoded by the coding sequence ATGAGCACCGCCGAGAACCCGACGACCCCCCGCGGCCCCGTCGACTCCTCCCGCATCCCCCGGTACGCGGGCCCGGCGACATACGCGCGGCTGCCGCGGCTCGACGAGGTCGGCGGCAAGACCGACGTCGCCGTGGTCGGTGTGCCCTTCGACTCCGGTGTCTCCTACCGCCCCGGCGCCCGCTTCGGCGGCAACGCGATCCGCGAGGCCTCCCGCCTCCTGCGCCCCTACAACCCCGCGCAGGACGCCTCCCCCTTCGCGCTCGCGCAGGTCGCCGACGCCGGTGACATCTCCGCCAACCCCTTCAACATCAACGAGGCGGTGGAGACCATCGAGGCCGCCGCCGACGACCTCCTCGGCTCCGGCGCCCGCATGATGACCCTCGGCGGCGACCACACCATCGCGCTGCCGCTGCTGCGTTCCGTGGCCAAGAAGCACGGCCCGGTCGCGCTGCTGCACTTCGACGCCCACCTGGACACCTGGGACACGTACTTCGGCGCCGAGTACACGCACGGCACGCCGTTCCGCCGCGCCGTGGAAGAGGGCATCCTCGACACCGAGGCGCTCTCCCACGTCGGCACGCGCGGCCCGCTGTACGGCAAGAAGGACCTCACCGACGACGAGAAGATGGGCTTCGGCATCGTCACCTCGGCGGACATCTACCGCCGTGGCGCCGACGAGGTCGCCGACCAGCTGCGCCAGCGCATCGGTGACCGCCCGCTGTACATCTCCATCGACATCGACTGCCTCGACCCGGCCCACGCGCCCGGCACCGGCACCCCCGAGGCGGGCGGCATGACCTCCCGCGAGCTCCTGGAGATCCTGCGGGGCCTCGCCTCCTGCAACCTCGTCTCGGCGGACGTCGTCGAGGTCGCCCCGGCCTACGACCACGCGGAGATCACCGCGGTCGCCGCCTCCCACACGGCGTACGAACTGACGACGATCATGTCCCGCCAGATCGCCGAGGCGCGCCTGCCCCGCCAGGCGGTGAGCGAGCGGTGA
- a CDS encoding sodium:solute symporter, translated as MAVDYTVIVVYLAGMLAMGWWGMRRAKSKSEFLVAGRRLGPWMYSGTMAAIVLGGASTIGGVGLGYQYGLSGAWMVFTIGLGLLALSVFFSARIARLKVYTVSEMLDLRYGGRAGVISGVVMWAYTLMLAVTSTIAYATIFDVLFDMNRTLAIVLGGSIVVAYSTLGGMWSITLTDMVQFVVKTIGVLLLLLPIAVVKAGGFGEMKAKLPTEYFDPLGIGGETIFTYVLIYTFGMLIGQDIWQRVFTARSDKVARYGGTVAGTYCLVYAIAGAVIGTAAKVMYPKLPNADAAFATIVKDELPIGVRGLVLAAALAAVMSTSSGALIACATVANNDIWSRLRGRGAPEGEGHDEVKGNRAFILIMGVAVIVIAIALNDVVQALTVAYNLLVGGLLVPILGGLLWRRGTAPGALAAVTAGGLSVIGLMWGYGILATEPVYYGLLISLAVYVAVSLATKPTDAAVLAAWRERLAGRGATTEPQAPVAV; from the coding sequence ATGGCCGTCGACTACACAGTGATCGTCGTCTATCTCGCCGGGATGCTGGCCATGGGCTGGTGGGGCATGCGCCGCGCCAAGTCGAAGTCCGAGTTCCTGGTCGCCGGGCGGCGCCTCGGGCCGTGGATGTACTCCGGGACCATGGCCGCCATCGTCCTCGGCGGGGCCTCCACCATCGGCGGCGTCGGCCTCGGCTACCAGTACGGGCTCTCGGGCGCCTGGATGGTCTTCACCATCGGCCTCGGACTCCTCGCGCTCAGCGTGTTCTTCTCGGCCCGCATCGCGCGCCTGAAGGTCTACACCGTCTCCGAGATGCTCGACCTGCGCTACGGAGGGCGCGCGGGCGTCATCTCCGGAGTGGTCATGTGGGCGTACACGCTGATGCTCGCGGTCACCTCGACCATCGCGTACGCCACCATCTTCGACGTCCTGTTCGACATGAACCGCACGCTCGCGATCGTCCTGGGCGGCTCGATCGTCGTCGCCTACTCGACGCTCGGCGGCATGTGGTCCATCACCCTCACCGACATGGTGCAGTTCGTGGTGAAGACCATCGGTGTGCTGTTGCTGCTTCTGCCCATCGCCGTCGTCAAGGCCGGCGGGTTCGGCGAGATGAAGGCGAAGCTGCCGACCGAGTACTTCGACCCGCTGGGCATCGGCGGCGAGACGATCTTCACGTACGTGCTGATCTATACGTTCGGCATGCTCATCGGGCAGGACATCTGGCAGCGCGTCTTCACCGCGCGCAGCGACAAGGTCGCCCGCTACGGCGGCACCGTCGCCGGTACCTACTGCCTCGTCTACGCGATCGCGGGCGCCGTCATCGGCACCGCCGCCAAGGTGATGTACCCGAAGCTGCCGAACGCCGACGCGGCCTTCGCGACCATCGTCAAGGACGAACTGCCCATCGGCGTACGGGGACTCGTCCTCGCCGCCGCCCTTGCCGCCGTCATGTCGACGTCCTCCGGAGCGCTCATCGCCTGCGCGACCGTCGCCAACAACGACATCTGGTCGCGGCTGCGGGGGAGGGGCGCCCCGGAGGGCGAGGGGCACGACGAGGTCAAGGGCAACCGCGCCTTCATCCTCATCATGGGCGTCGCCGTGATCGTCATCGCCATCGCGCTCAACGACGTGGTCCAGGCGCTGACCGTCGCCTACAACCTGCTCGTCGGCGGCCTGCTCGTGCCGATCCTCGGCGGCCTGCTGTGGCGCCGCGGCACCGCTCCCGGCGCACTCGCCGCCGTCACCGCCGGCGGTCTCTCCGTCATCGGGCTCATGTGGGGGTACGGAATCCTCGCCACCGAGCCGGTCTACTACGGCCTGCTGATCTCGCTCGCCGTGTACGTGGCGGTCTCCCTCGCCACGAAGCCCACCGACGCGGCCGTGCTCGCCGCCTGGCGCGAACGCCTCGCCGGGCGGGGGGCCACCACGGAGCCCCAGGCTCCGGTGGCCGTCTAG
- a CDS encoding PucR family transcriptional regulator yields the protein MDGTSAMADPAGARGPAAPPTPPVPLAALLAREELGLRQIAGPEAAGTAVQWVHTSEMADPYPYLLGGELLLTAGVHITGPEASQAHLDAYVARIVAAGGAALGFGVAPVHDTVPHALVAACDRHGLPLLEVPPQTTFSGVARAVWRLMSEARHVELRRVAEAQQGLATAAARPDPVPAVLRQLAARLGGLAVLYGPDGTELQVEGGPGRRRAEPAELTGIVRRATPAAPASAADTAGTTHLAAYALGGGRGFTLGVATERREPGDHTIAGAAVVLLSLLTGEHQGASEAARSAALVRLLLGAAPEETGPLLGSETWTVVHARGERTPLAASALAAALGSGLVDPGEDVVRLLLPADREVAPAHGWTLGISAPAAPGDLAAADTQAARALRRAEATRRPLVRHHASGLAALVAPEEADAHARVLLAPLGDNATLLETLRTWLSLHGSWDRTAVALSVHRNTVRQRITRCASLLQSDLDDPDVRMELWFTLNRPH from the coding sequence ATGGATGGAACGTCCGCCATGGCCGACCCCGCCGGCGCCCGGGGCCCCGCAGCGCCCCCGACCCCGCCGGTCCCGCTCGCCGCGCTGCTGGCCCGCGAAGAGCTCGGGCTGCGGCAGATCGCGGGCCCGGAGGCAGCCGGGACGGCCGTGCAGTGGGTGCACACCTCGGAGATGGCGGACCCGTACCCGTACCTCCTCGGCGGCGAGCTGCTCCTGACGGCGGGCGTCCACATCACCGGTCCGGAGGCGTCGCAGGCCCACCTCGACGCCTACGTGGCCCGCATCGTCGCGGCGGGCGGCGCGGCCCTCGGCTTCGGTGTCGCGCCGGTCCACGACACCGTGCCCCACGCCCTGGTCGCGGCCTGCGACCGGCACGGCCTGCCCCTCCTCGAGGTACCGCCGCAGACCACGTTCAGCGGCGTCGCCCGCGCGGTGTGGCGGCTGATGAGCGAGGCCAGGCATGTGGAGCTGCGCCGGGTCGCGGAGGCGCAGCAGGGCCTCGCGACGGCCGCCGCGCGGCCCGACCCCGTCCCCGCCGTCCTGCGCCAGCTGGCGGCGCGGCTCGGCGGGCTCGCGGTGCTGTACGGGCCCGACGGCACGGAGCTGCAGGTTGAGGGCGGGCCCGGGAGGCGGCGCGCGGAGCCTGCGGAGCTGACCGGCATCGTGCGGCGCGCCACGCCCGCCGCCCCGGCGTCCGCCGCCGACACGGCAGGGACCACGCACCTCGCCGCGTACGCGCTCGGCGGCGGCCGCGGCTTCACGCTCGGGGTCGCCACGGAGCGCCGCGAACCCGGTGACCACACCATCGCGGGAGCGGCGGTCGTGCTGCTCTCCCTGCTCACCGGTGAACACCAGGGTGCCTCCGAAGCGGCCCGCTCGGCGGCGCTCGTACGGCTGCTCCTCGGTGCCGCCCCCGAGGAAACCGGCCCTCTCCTGGGCAGCGAAACGTGGACCGTCGTCCACGCGCGCGGGGAGCGCACCCCACTGGCCGCCTCGGCGCTCGCCGCGGCGCTCGGCAGCGGTCTGGTCGACCCGGGCGAGGACGTCGTACGCCTGCTCCTGCCCGCCGACCGCGAGGTCGCCCCCGCCCACGGCTGGACCCTGGGTATCTCCGCCCCCGCCGCCCCGGGCGACCTCGCGGCAGCCGACACCCAGGCGGCCCGCGCCCTGCGCCGCGCGGAGGCCACCCGCCGCCCCCTCGTACGCCACCACGCGAGCGGCCTCGCCGCGCTGGTCGCCCCGGAGGAGGCCGACGCCCACGCGCGCGTGCTGCTCGCTCCCCTGGGCGACAACGCCACGTTGCTGGAGACCCTGCGCACGTGGCTCTCCTTGCACGGCAGCTGGGACCGCACGGCGGTAGCACTCTCCGTCCACCGCAACACGGTCCGCCAACGAATCACACGCTGCGCGTCCCTGCTCCAGTCAGACCTGGACGACCCAGACGTACGAATGGAACTCTGGTTCACCCTCAACCGCCCCCACTAA
- a CDS encoding phosphatase produces the protein MPIPTRPALVDHLVRTRIAGDVATPRENNLSHYRKLANGDRHYWLGLELGDRWSDEQDVLAVMAERCGVIDDPGHRQGQDTIDPELTVDALERMAARLRKAAAGKESVLFATGHPGGLLDVHRATAAALRAAGCEIVVIPEGLMADEGMVFQFADVAVLERGATLWHTHSPEPMNAILDGLEREGRPQPDLVVADHGWAGRAGQRGLDSMGYADCNDPALFIGEAEGTVQVTVPLDDHVTSPRHYDPMTAYLLNAAGLLPES, from the coding sequence ATGCCGATACCCACCCGTCCCGCGCTCGTCGATCACCTCGTCCGCACCCGCATCGCGGGCGACGTCGCCACTCCCCGTGAGAACAACCTCAGCCACTACAGGAAGCTCGCGAACGGCGACCGCCACTACTGGCTCGGCCTGGAGCTCGGCGACCGCTGGAGCGACGAGCAGGACGTCCTCGCGGTGATGGCCGAGCGCTGCGGCGTCATCGACGACCCCGGGCACCGGCAGGGCCAGGACACCATCGACCCGGAGCTGACGGTCGACGCCCTGGAGCGCATGGCGGCCCGCCTGCGCAAGGCGGCCGCCGGCAAGGAGAGCGTCCTGTTCGCCACCGGCCACCCCGGCGGTCTGCTCGACGTGCACCGCGCGACGGCCGCCGCCCTGCGCGCGGCGGGCTGCGAGATCGTGGTGATCCCCGAGGGCCTCATGGCCGACGAGGGCATGGTGTTCCAGTTCGCGGACGTGGCGGTCCTTGAGCGCGGCGCGACGCTGTGGCACACGCACTCCCCCGAGCCGATGAACGCGATCCTGGACGGCCTGGAGCGCGAGGGCCGCCCGCAGCCGGACCTGGTGGTCGCCGACCACGGCTGGGCGGGCCGTGCCGGCCAGCGGGGCCTGGACTCGATGGGCTACGCGGACTGCAACGACCCGGCGCTGTTCATCGGCGAGGCGGAGGGCACCGTGCAGGTGACGGTCCCCCTGGACGACCACGTGACGAGCCCCCGCCACTACGACCCGATGACGGCCTACTTGCTGAACGCGGCGGGGCTGCTCCCCGAGTCCTGA
- a CDS encoding cation diffusion facilitator family transporter codes for MSEEPSEKPQGGGESTFTVIVAAVANLGIALAKAVAGVLSGSSAMLSEAAHSVADTVTELMLLASLKAGARPADEEHPLGYGGARYIWALLASVATFVGGGVFAVYDGIHTLTHGHEPGDPLISYIVLGVAFLLEGYSLRTGLKQARGEADRYGVRLKRYLRHTPDTAVKAVVMEDSAALAGLVLAAAGLLGGQLTGSGVWDGAASLCIGVLLVYVAWVLGRANSELLIGRPLPREMREAVRAELLADPDVVDVLELTTLLQGPDEALVAAKVDFRDVSTAGDVEQACDRMARRVRARVPAIRRVYLDPTPGPGQDSGSSPAAFSK; via the coding sequence ATGAGTGAGGAACCGTCAGAGAAGCCTCAGGGCGGCGGCGAGAGCACCTTCACGGTCATCGTCGCCGCCGTCGCCAACCTCGGCATCGCACTGGCCAAGGCGGTCGCCGGCGTCCTCAGCGGCTCCAGCGCGATGCTCTCCGAAGCGGCGCACTCCGTCGCCGACACCGTCACCGAGCTGATGCTGCTCGCCTCCCTCAAGGCCGGCGCACGGCCCGCCGACGAGGAACACCCGCTCGGCTACGGAGGGGCCCGCTACATCTGGGCGCTGCTCGCCTCCGTCGCCACCTTCGTCGGCGGCGGCGTCTTCGCCGTCTACGACGGCATCCACACCCTGACCCACGGTCATGAGCCGGGCGACCCGCTCATCTCGTACATCGTCCTCGGCGTCGCCTTCCTCCTGGAGGGCTACTCCCTGCGCACCGGTCTCAAGCAGGCGCGCGGGGAGGCCGACCGCTACGGAGTGCGGCTCAAGCGCTATCTGCGCCACACCCCCGACACGGCGGTCAAGGCCGTCGTGATGGAGGACTCGGCGGCGCTCGCGGGCCTCGTGCTCGCCGCGGCCGGGCTGCTCGGCGGGCAGCTCACCGGGTCCGGGGTGTGGGACGGCGCCGCCTCGCTCTGCATCGGCGTGCTGCTCGTGTACGTCGCCTGGGTCCTCGGCCGTGCCAACTCCGAGCTGCTGATCGGCCGGCCGCTGCCGCGGGAGATGCGGGAGGCGGTGCGGGCCGAGCTGCTCGCCGACCCGGACGTGGTGGACGTACTGGAGCTGACCACGCTCCTCCAGGGGCCCGACGAGGCCTTGGTGGCCGCGAAGGTGGACTTCCGGGACGTGTCGACGGCCGGGGACGTCGAGCAGGCCTGCGACCGCATGGCGCGGCGCGTGCGGGCGCGCGTTCCGGCGATCAGGCGGGTGTACCTGGACCCGACGCCGGGGCCGGGTCAGGACTCGGGGAGCAGCCCCGCCGCGTTCAGCAAGTAG
- a CDS encoding acyl-CoA thioesterase II, translated as MNQALDALLDLLDLEQIEEDIFRGVSRSALVPRVFGGQVAAQALVAAGRTVPDDRSPSSRLRSSRGGPNAHSLHAYFLRPGDPGAPIVYTVDRIRDGRSFTTRRVVAVQHGQPIFHLSASFQTYEEGLEHQAVMPHAPDPETLPTAAETLPLHLPGHVAERLIEARAAVDLRYADVPPWGTVGQPREPRSQVWFRTNGKLADDAPGSLLHVCLATYVSDMTLLDSVLLAHGRGGWAVGDVVGASLDHAMWFHRPFRADEWLLYDQESPSASGGRGLGQARIWTQDGRLAVTVIQEGVVRVPR; from the coding sequence ATGAACCAGGCACTTGACGCCCTCCTCGATCTGCTCGACCTGGAGCAGATCGAGGAGGACATCTTCCGGGGCGTGAGCCGTTCGGCGCTCGTGCCCCGCGTCTTCGGGGGTCAGGTCGCCGCGCAGGCCCTGGTCGCCGCCGGGCGCACCGTCCCCGACGACCGTTCCCCGAGCTCTCGGCTTCGCTCGAGCAGGGGAGGCCCCAATGCCCACTCCCTGCACGCGTACTTCCTGCGCCCCGGTGACCCCGGCGCGCCGATCGTCTACACCGTCGACCGCATCCGCGACGGCCGCTCCTTCACCACGCGGCGCGTCGTCGCCGTCCAGCACGGGCAGCCGATCTTCCACCTCTCCGCGTCCTTCCAGACGTACGAGGAGGGCCTGGAGCACCAGGCCGTGATGCCGCACGCGCCCGACCCCGAGACGCTGCCGACCGCCGCCGAGACGCTCCCCCTCCATCTGCCGGGACACGTCGCCGAGCGGCTCATCGAGGCGCGCGCCGCCGTCGACCTTCGCTACGCCGACGTGCCGCCCTGGGGGACCGTCGGGCAGCCGCGCGAGCCGCGCTCCCAGGTGTGGTTCCGGACCAACGGCAAACTCGCCGACGACGCGCCCGGCTCCCTGCTGCACGTGTGTCTCGCCACGTACGTCTCCGACATGACGCTGCTCGACTCGGTGCTGCTCGCGCACGGCAGGGGCGGCTGGGCGGTCGGCGACGTCGTCGGCGCCTCGCTCGACCACGCCATGTGGTTCCACCGGCCCTTCCGCGCGGACGAATGGCTGCTCTACGACCAGGAGTCGCCGTCCGCCTCGGGCGGCCGGGGCCTCGGGCAGGCGCGGATCTGGACGCAGGACGGGCGGCTCGCGGTGACGGTCATCCAGGAAGGCGTGGTTCGCGTTCCGCGCTGA